The DNA window TGCGAGAAATTGTGTGCTGCTGCTCCAGCACTTCACCTTTGGTAGGGTTTAGTGGACTTTCGACCGCCGCGCGGTTGTGGGATGAGGCTTCCGTCGGCCGCCCGACGCTTTCTTGGTAAGCTGCTTTTCTTTGGGGCCAGCGGATTACGCCGCGTGTCCCTGTCGCAAACTCAATCTGACTAGCAGTTGACCGAGAATCGGGCGATGCTGTTACGGGATGAGAGATGTTGTCAGGCTCATTGTTTGGATGGTCGCAGATCTGTGTCGGTCGCGGGCAGCGCTTGAGGCTGAAATTCTGACGTTGCGGCAGCAGATAAACGTTCTGCGGCGAACCGCTCCCAAGAAACAAACCTTCAGCTCGATCGACCGATTGATTTTTGTTTGCCTCTGTCGGCTTCGCCCTGGCGTTCGCGCGGCGCTGGCGATTGTGAAGCCGGAGAGGCGACGAAGATTTTCCGGAACAGCCGGGTCGCCGCCGACTTCGGTCATATAGTGATCTGAGAGCATCGACCGTTCGGCGCAAGAAGATCCCATCCGGCGATTGTATTTTAAAAATCAAAAGCAGCGATAACAGCTTAACACCCATCCGACACCTGTAGTCTGACGAGGGAAATAGCGTGGCTTCTTCCAAGCGGACTTCCGCAAGGTCGAACTTCAGCGCAGGCATACTGGCCTATCGCCGAGCAAGGCATGGCCTTGAGGTGCTGCTCGTCCATGCTGGTCAGCAATACGTTCGAGATCGAGTGGCCGCCCAGAAGTGATAGGCGGCCAGGCGTTTCCGGAGGTCGACCGCGCCGAGTGGTTCGATCTGGAGACCGCCCGGTCGAAGATTTTGTTGGGGCAAATCGAGCTCATCAATCGACTGAAAGCGGCATTGAGGTGAGATCACATCGGCAGCGCAGAACGCGGTTTGCGTCGTCGGTTTGCTGCAGCGTGGAACGAGAGAAATTCATAAACCGCCTCGGGAGAGCTGCTCTCTTTCTAAAGCAGGACGAGACATTCTCAGGTCGTGAACTCGAAATCGCGATGGTATCCACGCTCGAGGCGTGCCCACCGCCCGATCACGACCTTTGTCCGCGGTTGTCTTTTCGTATCAGGCGCTCTGCTACTTCGGCGAACCGCGGGACGAGAGGAGAAGGGCCGTCGACGCGCCATACGAGCGACATGTCGAGAGTCGTCGCGGCGTCTGCGATCTCTAGAGCTTTCACGCCGGGCGGCAACGTGGGAATGAACGAGGCGTCGAGGATCGTACAACCGAAACCGGACCGCACGAGTTGCAGCAACACGGGCAGATCGTCGGCATCCTCGACGATATTCAGTTTGAGCCCTTTCGTCGCAGTCATCTCGTCGACGAGCGCACGGAAGCCGCGCCAGCGGCTGGCGGTGCCGATGACGATTGGCGCCGTCGCCAACTGAGTTAAGGTCAACGATCGCTTCTTGGCCCAGGGATAGCTCGCGGGCACTATGGCGATCAGCCGCTCACTGGAAAGCGGCGTCGCCCTCAGCGGCGCGGAGGATACGTTCGACATCATGAAGCCCAGATCGAGCGCGCCTTCCTCGAAGGCCGCCGCCTGTTCCGAAGAGGCGAGCAGCCGCAATGCGACGTGCGCGTCGGGATATTGTTTGCGGAATTCGATGATGATGTCCGACATCGGGCCGGTCGCCGCGAACGTCGAATAGCCGATCCTCAGCGTGCCTCGCAGGCCTTGCGCGACCTGAGCGGCGCGCGCGAAGGCGCGATCCAACTGCCGCAACGCGTCTCTGCCGTCGCGGAAGAGCGCTTCGCCGGCTTCGGTCAGCGCGACGTGCCGTGTCGAACGCTCGAAAAGAGCAAAGCCGAGATGCTGTTCGAGTTGCCGGATGCTGCGGCTTAGCGCGGGCTGCGCGATACCGAGCTTTCGGGCAGCCTTGCGAAAGCTGAGTGCTTCGCCGA is part of the Bradyrhizobium erythrophlei genome and encodes:
- a CDS encoding LysR family transcriptional regulator, producing the protein MQSFLNAKIHYFLAVGEALSFRKAARKLGIAQPALSRSIRQLEQHLGFALFERSTRHVALTEAGEALFRDGRDALRQLDRAFARAAQVAQGLRGTLRIGYSTFAATGPMSDIIIEFRKQYPDAHVALRLLASSEQAAAFEEGALDLGFMMSNVSSAPLRATPLSSERLIAIVPASYPWAKKRSLTLTQLATAPIVIGTASRWRGFRALVDEMTATKGLKLNIVEDADDLPVLLQLVRSGFGCTILDASFIPTLPPGVKALEIADAATTLDMSLVWRVDGPSPLVPRFAEVAERLIRKDNRGQRS